The Cryptococcus gattii WM276 chromosome B, complete sequence genome has a segment encoding these proteins:
- a CDS encoding Transketolase, putative (Similar to TIGR gene model, INSD accession AAW43050.1), whose protein sequence is MSVNKVQDWDFEKFPIDLKKYKPFPLDPTKDKKLSQEQKDGLIANISLLRDVIVFFTATGAARGLAGHTGGAFDTIPEVVILLSFLLADKDKSKYVDTLFDEAGHRVATQYLLSVLDGYIPVEHLLHYREANSKLPGHPELGLTPGVKFSSGRLGHMWPLVNGVALAQRDKTVFMLGSDGSQQEGDDAEAARLAVAQNLNVKLFVDDNDVTIAGHPSEYLKGYSVAKTLEGHGLKVVEANGEDLDSLYSAIVEVVSHKGPAAVVTHRPMAPKIKGIEGSPHAHDAIKVEPAIEYLDARHPKCAAILRAIQPSTYAELLSGSTKERGACRVQFGEAVSAVLDKTSKEQNKAKVLVIDTDLEGSTGLSVIHKKHPEVFLSSGIMERGNFSAAAGWGAFNADRQGVFSTFSAFSEMIISELTMARLNFANVLTHFSHSGVDEMADNTCHFGINQFFLDNGLEDGYETRLYFPADCSQMDAIIDRVFYDKGLRFVFSTRSKVPWILKEDGSRFFDADYKFVPGKDEVIRKGTKGYVVAYGEILYRALDAVDRLRKEGLDVGLINKSTLNVVDEDMIKEIGSTEFVFVAESLNRKTGLGSKFGTWLLERDLKPRYDYIGTSKEGCGGLGEQIGHQNLGSSDIALKVKQLIK, encoded by the exons ATGTCTGTCAAC AAAGTTCAAGACTGGGATTTCGAAAAGTTCCCCATCGACCTTAAAAAATACAAACCTTTCCCTCTTGACCCTACCAAGGACAAGAAACTTTCACAAGAGCAAAAAGATGGTTTA ATCGCCAACATTTCCTTGTTGCGTGATGTGATTGTCTTCTTCACCGCGACAGGTGCTGCTAGGGGTCTGGCCGGTCACACTGG AGGAGCCTTTGATACCATTCCCGAAGTTGTAatccttctttccttcctcctcgccGACAAGGACAAGTCGAAATACGTTGATACCCTTTTCGATGAGGCCGGTCATCGTGTCGCGACTCAGTACCTTCTCTCTGTTCTTGATGGTTACATTCCGGTTGAGCATCTTCTCCACTACCGGGAGGCCAACTCCAAGCTCCCCGGTCACCCTGAGCTCGGTCTAACTCCCGGTGTCAAGTTCTCTTCTGGACGATTAGGACACATGTGGCCCTTGGTCAACGGTGTGGCTTTGGCTCAGAGGGACAAGACCGTATTCATGCTTGGGTCAGATGGTTCTCAACAAGAAGGCGATGATGCTGAAGCTGCGAGATTGGCTGTCGCTCAAAATTTAAACGTGAAGCTCTTCGTTGACGACAATGATGTGACCATCGC TGGTCACCCATCTGAGTACCTCAAAGGATACAGCGTAGCCAAAACTCTGGAGGGTCATGGGCTTAAGGTTGTCGAAGCTAACGGTGAAGACCTCGACTCTCTTTACTCTGCCATCGTCGAGGTCGTGAGTCACAAAGGACCAGCTGCCGTAGTCACCCACAGACCTATGGCTCCCAAGATCAAGGGTATCGAAGGGAGTCCCCATGCTCACGATGCCATCAAGGT TGAACCTGCCATTGAATACCTAGACGCTCGACACCCTAAATGTGCTGCTATCCTTCGAGCTATCCAACCTTCCACCTACGCCGAGTTGCTCTCTGGTAGTACCAAGGAGAGGGGAGCTTGTCGAGTTCAGTTCGGTGAAGCTGTCAGCGCCGTCCTTGACAAAACTAGCAAAGAGCAGAACAAGGCAAAGGTGTTGGTCATCGACACCGACTTGGAAGGTTCTACTGGTTTGAGTGTGATTCACAAGAAACATCCCGA AGTATTCTTGTCCAGCGGTATCATGGAACGTGGCAACTTCTcggctgctgctggttgGGGTGCTTTCAACGCCGATAGACAAGGGGTTTTCAG TACCTTCTCAGCTTTCTCTGAAATGATCATCTCCGAATTGACCATGGCACGTCTCAACTTTGCCAATGTTCTCACTCACTTCTCTCATTCTGGTGTCGACGAGATGGCTGATAACACCTG TCACTTCGGTATCAACCAATTCTTCCTCGACAACGGCCTTGAGGATGGGTACGAGACCAGGTTGTATTTCCCCGCTGATTGC TCTCAAATGGATGC CATCATCGACCGAGTCTTCTACGACAAAGGTCTTCGATTCGTCTTCTCCACTCGATCCAAGGTCCCATGGATTTTGAAGGAAGATGGGTCTAGGTTCTTCGACGCTGACTACAAATTCGTCCCCGGTAAAGATGAAGTCATTCGAAAGGGAACCAAAGGCTATGTTGTAGCGTATGGAGAGATCTTATACAGAGCGCTCGACGCCGTTGATCGTTTGAGAAAAGAGGGTTTGGATGTCGGTTTGATCAACAAATCCACACTTAACGTAGTGGACGAAGATATGATCAAGGAAATTGGTTCAACCGAGTTCGTCTTTGTCGCCGAAAGTTTGAACAGGAAGACCGGTTTGGGAAGCAAG TTCGGTACTTGGCTTCTCGAGCGAGATTTAAAGCCACGATATGATTACAT CGGAACCAGCAAGGAAGGTTGTGGTGGTCTTGGTGAACAAATTGGTCACCAAAACCTTGGTAGTTCTGATATCGCCCTCAAGGTGAAGCAGTTGATCAAGTAA
- a CDS encoding Hypothetical Protein (Similar to TIGR gene model, INSD accession AAW41441.1) — protein sequence MAEQVDTATDVIQQNAGAAQSAADAKRDAALGPLRSHRTPLPNELSELTPEEQPGGGRKKDDNTLSINIALDLLVEVHLTARVKGDITIGLL from the exons ATGGCCGAACAAGTAGACACCGCCAC CGATGTTATCCAGCAGAACGCAGGCGCAGCCCAATCAGCAGCCGACGCAAAACGAGACGCCGCCCTTGGTCCACTCAGGAGCCACCGTACCCCTCTCCCCAACGAACTCTCCGAACTGACACCTGAAGAACAAcctggaggaggaaggaagaaggacgaTAACACTCTGAGTATTAACATTGCGCTTGACCTTCTCGTTGAAGT CCACCTCACCGCCCGGGTTAAGGGTGATATTACCATCGGTCTCCTGTAG